A stretch of Camelina sativa cultivar DH55 chromosome 18, Cs, whole genome shotgun sequence DNA encodes these proteins:
- the LOC104762778 gene encoding ACT domain-containing protein ACR1-like has product MMEIAYQPRIDSEIESLVERINPPRVCVDNDSDPECTLVKVDSANKYGILLDVVQVLADLDLVISKSYISSDGEWFMDVFHVTDQLGNKLTDRSLILYIQQAICSSRTGGITKEMQSHLKREVQQRHVCTEHTAFEITGINRPGLLSEISAVLSDIGCHVTAAVAWTHHERAAMVIYLDDGFNGGPIIDPIRKAQVKDHLDTVMEAHHIVGDESRVVVRIVEAKGAPVEWDHTERRLHELMYAEGDYENCSDCDCFSGDRCDALWRGRCERIHVAIEACNGYSMVNVKCRDRPKLLFDTVCALKELQFVVFHAVAGAKGSTAEQEYFIRKKNGCTLETEVQRERLRHCLVAAISRRASRGLKLEIRTENKMGLLSDVTRVVRENGLSITRAEMSTQGDIAVGSFYVTDVNGGETDPNAVEAVVRELGGAVVSAVKAVGMMPMRMGSTSDNSVELRDKTKSSIGRMFWSKLERLSSSIKSL; this is encoded by the exons ATgatggagatagcttatcagcCTCGGATTGATTCCGAGATCGAATCACTAGTCGAGAGAATCAATCCTCCCAG GGTTTGCGTAGACAACGACTCGGACCCAGAGTGCACACTTGTTAAG GTAGATAGCGCGAACAAGTACGGGATATTACTGGACGTGGTTCAAGTTCTCGCTGATCTCGATCTCGTTATCTCCAAATCTTACATCTCATCCGACGGTGAATGGTTCATGGATG TGTTTCACGTGACGGACCAACTCGGGAATAAGCTCACAGACCGAAGCCTTATTCTCTACATTCAACAG gCAATATGTTCTAGTAGAACGGGAGGTATAACAAAGGAGATGCAGAGTCATCTAAAACGTGAGGTGCAACAACGCCACGTGTGTACAGAGCATACGGCGTTTGAGATAACCGGAATAAACAGACCGGGTCTACTGTCCGAAATCTCTGCCGTACTTTCCGATATTGGATGTCACGTGACAGCCGCTGTTGCATGGACCCACCACGAGCGAGCGGCCATGGTGATTTATCTAGACGATGGGTTTAACGGTGGACCTATTATTGACCCGATAAGAAAGGCCCAAGTAAAAGATCATCTGGATACCGTCATGGAGGCCCATCATATAGTCGGCGATGAGTCTCGCGTCGTCGTGAGGATCGTCGAGGCTAAAGGAGCTCCGGTCGAGTGGGATCACACTGAGAGACGACTTCATGAGCTAATGTACGCCGAAGGAGACTATGAGAACTGCTCCGATTGCGATTGCTTCAGTGGTGACAG GTGCGATGCTTTGTGGAGAGGAAGGTGCGAGAGGATACACGTAGCGATCGAGGCATGTAATGGTTATTCCATGGTGAACGTTAAGTGTAGAGACAGGCCAAAACTACTTTTCGACACGGTGTGTGCTTTAAAAGAGTTACAATTCGTAGTGTTTCACGCAGTCGCCGGAGCTAAAGGGTCCACGGCGGAGCAAGAATATTTCATAAGGAAGAAGAATGGTTGCACGTTAGAAACGGAGGTGCAAAGAGAGAGACTAAGACATTGTTTGGTTGCTGCGATTTCGAGACGGGCTTCGCGAGGTTTGAAACTTGAGATTCGGACAGAGAACAAGATGGGTTTGTTGTCGGATGTGACCAGAGTTGTGAGAGAAAACGGTTTGTCAATAACGAGAGCTGAGATGAGTACTCAAGGTGATATTGCGGTTGGTTCGTTTTATGTTACCGATGTGAATGGTGGTGAAACGGATCCGAACGCGGTCGAAGCGGTTGTACGAGAACTGGGTGGAGCGGTTGTGTCAGCGGTTAAAGCGGTTGGGATGATGCCGATGAGGATGGGTTCAACGAGTGATAATAGTGTGGAGCTGCGAGACAAAACTAAGTCGTCGATTGGGAGAATGTTTTGGTCTAAATTAGAGAGGTTATCATCGTCGATAAAATCGTTGTGA
- the LOC104762780 gene encoding DEAD-box ATP-dependent RNA helicase 27-like → MADVDVDLDMEQQKKSRKRERDEAKKKILKKLAIKQEKESILIHDEPNKKKKLKQRGDDEEKEAAVTAVSNDEEPKKKKKKKNKDVNIVKSKEEEDNSLEEEEEDNSLEEEEEEEEEEKGEETSGDGMMSSKTFESLGLSDKTLKSIKEFGFKFLTEIQAKAIPRLMEGKDVLGAARTGSGKTLAFLIPAIELLYNVSFSPRNGTGVIIICPTRELAIQSFLVAKDLLKYHSQTVGKVIGGENRKKETEILVKGVNLLVATPGRLLDHLQNTNGFVFKNLKYLVMDEADRILEQNFEEDLKKIIKLLPKTRQTSLFSATQTSQVEDLALVSLKEPFVYIDVDEGRKEVTNEGLEQGYCVVPTAKRLIFLVSFLKRFLGKKKIMVFFSTCKSTKFHAELCRYIKIDCLEIRRGMDQTKRSSIFFQFNKAETGILLCTDVASRGLDIPHVDWIVQYDPPEDAKTYIHRVGRTARGEGAKGKALLVLTPNELQFIQHLKAEKIPIEEHEFEEDKLLNVKSFLENLINDNDALKESAKEAYKTYIAGYDSQKMKNVFDVHRLDIKDVAATFGFSDPPNVALKIDRGGYKSKREPVNKFNRGRGGRAGGKKYERY, encoded by the exons ATGGCGGATGTGGATGTGGATTTGGATATGGAGCAGCAGAAGAAGagtagaaaaagagaaagagatgaagcgaagaagaagatactaaaGAAGCTAGCAATTAAGCAAGAGAAGGAATCAATCTTAATCCACGACGAAcccaataagaagaagaagcttaagcAGCGTGGAGATGACGAAGAGAAGGAAGCAGCGGTGACAGCTGTTAGCAATGATGAAGagcccaagaagaagaagaagaaaaagaacaaggaTGTGAATATTGTGaagtcaaaagaagaagaagacaatagcctagaggaagaagaagaagacaatagcctagaggaagaagaagaagaagaagaagaagagaaaggggaGGAAACTAGTGGGGATGGAATGATGTCTAGTAAAACGTTCGAGTCATTGGGGTTATCTGATAAAACTCTTAAATCTATCAAAGAGTTTGGTTTCAAATTCTTGACTGAG aTACAAGCTAAAGCAATTCCACGATTGATGGAGGGGAAAGATGTGCTTGGAGCTGCCAGGACTGGTTCTGGTAAAACCTTAGCTTTTCTTATTCCTGCTATCGAGCTTCTTTACAATGTCAGCTTTTCTCCTCGCAACGGTACTGGTGTTATCATCATTTGCCCAACCAGAGAGCTTGCTATTCAG TCTTTTCTCGTAGCCAAAGACCTTCTCAAGTATCATTCACAGACTGTGGGAAAGGTTATTGGCGGTgagaacagaaagaaagaaactgagaTTCTTGTCAAAGGTGTTAATTTGTTAGTTGCTACCCCTGGAAGACTTCTCGACCACCTTCAAAACACAAATGGTTTTGTATTCAAGAACTTGAAG TATCTTGTAATGGATGAGGCTGATAGGATCTTGGAACAGAACTTTGAAGAAGACCTGAAAAAGATTATCAAGCTTTTACCAAAG ACAAGGCAGACGTCCCTGTTTTCCGCCACACAGACTTCCCAG GTTGAGGATCTTGCTCTGGTGTCACTTAAAGAACCTTTTGTTTATATCGATGTGGATGAAGGACGAAAAGAG GTTACTAATGAAGGCTTGGAGCAAGGTTATTGCGTTGTGCCAACTGCTAAGcgattaatttttttagtgaGTTTCTTGAAGAGGTTCCttgggaaaaagaaaatcatgGTGTTTTTCTCTACATGCAAATCGACAAAGTTCCATGCGGAACTCTGTCGATATATCAAAATAGATTGCCTTGAAATCCGTAGAGGGATGGACCAGACCAAACGAAGCTCaatatttttccaatttaaTAAAGCGGAAACGGGTATTCTGTTGTGTACTGATGTTGCTTCCCGTGGTCTTGATATTCCCCATGTG GACTGGATTGTGCAGTATGATCCACCTGAAGACGCTAAG acgtatattCATAGAGTTGGTAGAACCGCTCGTGGTGAAGGAGCAAAAGGAAAGGCTCTGCTTGTCCTAACCCCAAATGAGTTGCAGTTTATTCAGCATCTCAAG GCGGAAAAAATTCCCATTGAGGAACatgaatttgaagaagataaaCTGCTCAATGTGAAatcttttttg GAGAACTTGATAAATGATAACGATGCATTGAAGGAGTCAGCAAAAGAAGCATACAAGACTTACATTGCAGGATATGATTctcaaaagatgaaaaatgtaTTTGATGTTCACCGACTCGATATCAAA GATGTTGCGGCTACGTTCGGTTTCTCGGATCCTCCCAACGTTGCTCTGAAGATAGATCGAGGAGGGTACAAGAGTAAGAGAGAACCGGTTAATAAGTTTAACAGAGGTCGCGGCGGTAGAGCCGGCGGTAAAAAATATGAGaggtattaa
- the LOC104762781 gene encoding uncharacterized protein LOC104762781 has product MAWLARSIANSLKLDEDDEDNQKQRVGGGDETGTNKSISDSQSPRGVKEDITELTKTLRSQFWGVASFLSPPPPSSPDLKERTDHARKGGDEDEDLIAGIRNDFAEIGGRFRTGISKLSGNLPVSELRTGISKLSGNLPVSEFTKIASNFLQLSSEDVDLKDYDKDLGVTEELVAFVKDLAMHPETWLDFPIPDEEDDSFNDFEMTDAQHEHALAVERFAPSLASLRIELCPEYMSENCFWRIYFVLVHPQLSKDDALLLSTPQVLEARAMLSHELQKINILPMEAGSSEANAGIVETLAVPYEPLPETATVRIVSTTESSHFETDKHPIESKEIQIVDKSVIEETASSSKLINVQVDDEEEDDADDWLNDEETSSVSAIEGRANTNHPLGEDDEDVSFSDLEEEEDEGDVKVSYKKVTNSGSDSSNKNSPDWVQLEEVKVKKESNDWLNVDKL; this is encoded by the exons ATGGCTTGGTTAGCTAGATCCATTGCGAACTCACTCAAACTAGATGAGGACGATGAAGATAATCAGAAGCAACGAGTTGGTGGTGGTGACGAGACCGGAACGAATAAATCGATATCGGATTCACAGTCTCCTCGAGGCGTTAAGGAAGACATCACCGAACTAACCAAGACCTTGAGAAGCCAGTTTTGGGGAGTAGCTTCGTTCCTCTCTCCACCACCGCCTTCGTCTCCGGATCTTAAGGAGAGAACAGATCACGCGAGGAAAGGTGGagatgaggatgaggatctGATTGCTGGGATTAGGAACGATTTCGCGGAGATTGGTGGGAGATTCAGGACTGGGATTTCGAAACTCTCTGGGAACTTACCTGTTTCTGAGTTGAGGACTGGGATTTCTAAGCTCTCTGGAAACTTACCTGTTTCTGAGTTCACTAAGATTGCTTCGAATTTTTTACAATTGAGCTCAGAAGATGTGGATTTGAAGGATTACGACAAGGATCTTGGAGTCACAGAGGAATTAGTTGCTTTTGTCAAGGATCTTGCGATGCATCCTGAGACTTGGTTGGATTTTCCTATACctgatgaggaagatgatagCTTTAATG ACTTTGAGATGACCGATGCTCAACATGAGCATGCCTTGGCCGTGGAGAGGTTTGCACCGAGCTTGGCTTCTTTGAGAATTGAGCTTTGCCCTGAATATATGAGTGAGAATTGCTTCTGGAGGATTTACTTTGTTCTTGTGCATCCTCAACTCAGTAAAGACGATGCCTTGCTTCTGTCTACTCCTCAG GTACTCGAAGCAAGAGCAATGTTATCCCACGAACTACAGAAAATAAACATATTACCTATGGAAGCAGGGAGTTCTGAGGCTAATGCAGGCATTGTGGAAACTCTTGCTGTGCCTTATGAACCTTTACCAGAAACAGCAACTGTCAGAATCGTAAGTACAACCGAGTCATCCCACTTTGAAACAGACAAGCACCCAATTGAGAGCAAGGAGATACAAATTGTTGACAAATCTGTCATTGAAGAGACTGCTTCTTCATCTAAATTAATCAATGTGCAAGTGGatgacgaggaagaagacgatgcaGATGATTGGTTGAACGATGAAGAGACTTCATCTGTCAGCGCCATTGAAGGAAGAGCAAACACAAATCATCCTCTTGGTGAAGACGACGAAGATGTATCATTCAgtgatttagaagaagaagaagacgaaggagacGTCAAGGTGAGTTACAAGAAAGTTACCAACTCTGGTTCTGATtcttcaaacaaaaattcaCCAGATTGGGTTCAGCTAGAAGAGGTGAAAgtgaagaaagaatcaaacgaCTGGCTTAACGTCGATAAATTGTGA